The Kribbella shirazensis genomic interval TCCCAGCGGTCCCGCAATGTGCTCGAGCTGTCCGGCAAGATCCGGTCCCGGATGTCCCGGCCGCTGCTGATGGCCCTCACCGGGACGCCGCTGATCAACTCGATCGAGGACTTCACCGCGATCTGGGAGTTCCTCGGCTGGATCGACGAGAAGGCGCCGCTGGCCGAGCTGATGGACAAGCTCGACGCGACCGACCTGACCCCGGCCGACCCGGGCTTCGCCGCGGCCGCGCGGGCCAGTGTGATCGACATGGGCATCGTCCGCCGACGCAAGGTGGACGTCGCCGCGGACATCCCGGCCCGCCGGATCGCCGACCTGCCGGTCGAGCTGGACGGCGCCGTCGGCCGCTCGATCCGCGCCGCCGAGCGGGAGCTCGCGGACCGGCTGGTCGAGCGGTACCGGACCGCCCTGGAGACCCGGCGTTCCGGTGCCGTCGTGGACGGTATCGACCACGACCTGGTGCGTCAGGTGGCCGGCTGGGAGCGGACCGAGATGGCCGCCAAGAAGACCGGCGACAACGTCTTCAGCCTGTTCCGCCGGATCGGTCAGGCCAAGGCGGGCCTGGCCGCCGACTACGCCGCCCAACTGGCGCAGAACGTCGGCAAGGTGGTGTTCTTCGCCCGGCACATCGAGGTGATGGACACCGCGGAGGAGCTGTTCGCCGAGCGCGGCATCCGGTACTCGTCGATCCGCGGCGACCAGACCGCCCGCACCCGGCAGAAGAACATCGACGCCTTCGTGAACGATCCCGAGGTGTCGATCGCGGTCTGCTCGCTGCTCACCGCGGGCGTCGGCCTGAACCTCCAGGTCTCGTCGAACGTCGTCCTCGCCGAGCTGTCCTGGACGAACGCCGAGCAGACCCAGGCGATCGACCGGGTGCACCGGATCGGCCAGGACGAGCCGGTCACCGCGTGGCGGATCATCGCCGCGCAGACCATCGACACCCGCGTCGCGGACCTGATCGACGCCAAGGCCGGCCTGGCCGCCAAGGCGCTCGACGGTTCCGACGAGGAGGTCGGCTCCTCGGCCGACTTCCAGCTCGAGGCCCTGGCCGCCCTCCTCACCCGGGCTCTGGAGGCCTCCGCCTGAGTCAGCCCGACAACTCGCCCACCGGCAGCTCGGCACCGACCGTGTTGGTTGCCGGTGCCAGCGGGCAGGTCCAGTCCGGGCTGTAGGCGCAGGACGGGTTGTAGGCGAAGTTCAGATCGACGACCAGCCGCCCCTGCGCGAGGTCGCTGCCGAGATCGGCGCCCTTCACGGTGTCGATCAGGTAGCGGCCGCCGCCGTACGTCGACCTGCCGGCCACCGCGTCCTTCACCGGGACGAACAGGCCGCCGCCGTACGACTCCAGCCACCAGACGTCCAGGTCGCCGATCGGCAGCCGCAGTACGCCGACCCGGGAGAACGGGATCACGCCGTCGGTCGCGGACTCGAACTCCCAGCTGAACGGCTCGACGTCGGCGTCGACGGTCGCCTCGAAACGCAGGTCCGGACGGTACGGCGCGACGCGCGCTCCCGGGTACGACGCACGCTGCTCGCGCGGGACCGGCGAGGCGGGGTGGTTCGTCAGCAGCTCGTTGCGGCGGGCCTGCCAGCGGGCGTGGGCGACGGCCGGATCCGGCTCGGCGCGCACGGAGAGGTACAGCGCGAACACCTCCCGCCGCCAGTCGGCCACGGCCAGTGCCGGTGCTGCGAACTCCACAGGGTCTCCCGTCAGCTCTTGAGTGCTTCGGCGGACTTCTCCCAGTTCTTGTGCAGGCGGTCGAGGTACGACTGCGCCTGCGGGCCGGCCTTGCGGCCGCGGGCGAAGATCCGCATGTTGCCGCCGCCGGCGTTGTAGCCGAGGGCAAGCAACTCGTCCTTGGTGTAGAGGCCGGCGCGCTTGGCCGGCAGCCGTTCGGCCAGGTCGTGCAGGTGCCAGGCCGCCGCCTGGATGGCCAGCGCGGGGTTGTCCGGCAGCTCCTCCCACTTCCGTTGCGCGAACGGCCGGCCGCGTTTCGTCTCGTCGAACGCGGGCTTGTGCATGTTCGCGATCCCGAACGCCGGGTCCGAGTCGACCTCCGCCCACTGCCGCTCGAACTTCGGGTCGTGCGGCTTGTACGACTCGTTGTACAAGATTGCCATCAGCAACTGCGGATTGATTCCGGCCTGCTTCGCGTACCGCCGTACGTCGGCCGCGAAATGCGCCGGGTCGTAGTCCTCGTACCACGGTTCGGCGCTCGTCGCCGTCGGCTGACCGGCCGACTTGGGAGCGATCGGTGTACTCACGGTCGGCTTGCTCGCGGTCGGCTGCGGCGTGGCGTTGGTCACCGGCTGACCGGCGTTGTCATCCGAGCACGCGCTCCACGCCCCGGCCACCAGGATCCCGACCGCCACCCACGCCCAGCCCTTCGCCACCTGCACCCCTCCAACCTAGCCGTCCGGCGAACTTCCACCTGTCCACGGAACGCAATTTCGCGGCAATCGCGTCAGAAGGCAGCGGAAACGGCATAACAGCCGCATGATGTTCCCACGGCGGCCCGATGGCGGGCACCCGCGCCGGACCGCCAGGAGAGACGAAGATGACCATGATCGACCCGACGAAGGACGGTGCTGCCTCGTCCTTCGCCAGCCTTGCCGTCGAGCTGCACGACGCCCCAGGCGTCGAAGAGACACTGGACGCGGTTGTCCAGTACGCCCTGCAGGCCCTCAGCTGCACGTACGCCGGGGTGGCGTTCTCCGCCCGCGGTTCGCGTGTGGAGGTGGCCGCGGTCACCGATCCGGTCGTCGCCGAGGTGTACGAGCTCCAGCTCAGCAGTCAGCACGGTCCGCTGGTGTCAGTCCTGCAGGAAGGCCGGCCGATCCTGATCCAGGACACCGGCAGCGACGACCGCTGGCCGGAGTGGGCCGCGAAGGTCGCCGCGCTCGGGGTCCGCAGCGTGCTCGACGTACCGCTCGCGACCGGTCGTGAGCCGCGCAAAGCGGCCGGCGTGCTCGGGTTGTACAGCCCGAAGGCCGACGCGTTCGGGGAGGACGACGTGGCGGTCGCGCACATCCTCGCGCGGCACGCCTCCGTCGCCCTGGCCTCCGCGCGGCACGAGGCTGCGCTGGCCCAGGCGATCGACGCCCGGAAGCTGGTCGGCCAGGCGATGGGCATCCTGATGGAGCGCTTCGACATCGACGCCGACCGGGCGTTCGCCGTCCTGAAGCGGTACTCCCAGGACACCAACACCAAGCTCCGGGACGTCGCCCAGCAGCTGATCGACACCCGGAAACTGCCCTAGGGCGGGGCTCCCGATCCCAGGGCCTAGCTGCGCGCCAGGGTCGTGCTCGGCAGCTCGCCGTACAGCTCGCGGTACGCCGCGGTCATCCGGCCGTGATGGTGGAAGCCCCACCGCGCGGCGATGCCCACGACAGTGCTGACGGACGGATCGGCGGCCAGCAGCTCCGCACGCACCTCGGCCAGCCGAAGCCTGCGGAGGTGCGCCAGCGGCGTCGTGCCGAGGTGACGCTGGAACGCGGTCTGCAGTGCCCGCACGGTGACACCGGCGGCCGCCGCGATGTCGGCGACGCCGATCGCCTGATCGAGATTCGACTCCATGTACGCCAGCGCGCGCCGGATGCTCGCGGGCCGCGCGTCCCGGCCTTCGCGGTCGGTCATCGCGGTGTTCGGGAAGGTCGCCAGGACGCTCGAGGCGAGCAGCTGCGCGAGGGACGCGAGGACCAGCGGTGACGCCTGGACCACCGGATCCGGGAGCGCGTGGTCGCCCAGGTACGCGATCGTCCGCGACAGCTGGCGCGCCGCCTGACGCGAGTGCGGGCGGTGCTCGAGCAATCGCACCGGAGCGTTGCCCTTCCTGCTGACCCCGGCGACCCGGGTGAGCAGCGCCGGGTCGAACATCGTGATGCTGTACGTCGACCGCCGGACCTTGCCGGCCATCGGCCGGTCCGGGGGCGCGAACGACACCAGGTCGCCCGGATGGAAGTCCTCGCGCCGGCCGCCGGTGGTGTGGTCGACGATGCTGCCGGAGTACACCTCGCAGAGGCAGATCTTGCCGAGCGGGTCGGCGTCGTAGCTCATCTCGAAGCAGATCTCGAGCCGGTCCACGCTCAGTGACTCGGCGGTCGCCCGCGAGATGCGGGTCCGCACATCCGAGGCGCCACCGCCGATCTGCATCTTGGTGTACGCCCGGTTGAGGAATTCCTCGGTCTTCCCCAGATCCTGGCTCTCGAACAGCAACGGCTCCATGGCACCCATGGTGCATGGTGCCGGGTACGGGTGGAAAGAGATGCCTGAGCTGCCCGACGTCGAAGGGTTCCGGCGGGTGCTGACCGAGCACGCGCTCGGCCGCCGGATCCGCCAGGTCGAGGTGCTCGACGCCGGGGTACTTCGGGGCGTGACCGGCGCCGGTCTGCGGCGGGCGCTGACAGGTCATCAGTTCCGCGAGCCGTGGCGGCACGGCAAGCACCTCGTCGTACCGGTCACGGGCTCGCGCGACGGAGCCGCCGTTCTGCTGCACTTCGGCATGACGGGCTCGCTGTACTGGGCGGTGGACGAGAAGCGGCAGCGTTTCGATCGCGTCGTGTTCGGTTTCGCCCACGGAGAGTTGCGGTTCCAGGACATGCGCAAGCTGCACGGCCTGCGGTACGCACCGGACCGGGAGACCGTCGAGCGCTTGCTCGCCGGCCTCGGGCCCGACGCCGCGGAGCTGACTTCCGCGGGGCTGCGTGATCGGCTCGCTGCCCGTCGTGGTCAGGTCAAGCCGGCGCTGATGGATCAGTCGACCGTGGCCGGCCTCGGCAACCTCCTCACCGACGAGATCCTTTGGCGAGCCCGGATCGACCCGCACCGGTCCTGCACGCAACTGGACGGCGCCGACATCCGGCGGTTGCACACCCGGATGCGGACGGTCCTGCGGCAGTCGATCGCGGCGGGCCGGGTGCCACCGCGGAAGAACTGGCTGACCGGACGACGTGACGATCCAGCCGGCTCCTGTCCCCGGTGCGGAACGCCGCTGTCGCACGCCTGGGTCGGTGGCCGAGGTACAACGTGGTGCCGACACTGCCAGCCATGCTGATCGCGTCGTCTTTGCCGGCGCGGCACTCTAGTCTGTGGGGCGTGTTCGACTACGACGCCGAGCTGAAGTTCTATCGGGAGGCTTTCCGTACTGCGTGCGGTATCCGCCCGGGTGATCGCGTGCTCGACGTCGGGTGCGGGACCGGGCAGACGACGCGCGACGCGGCCCGGGATGCGGCGCCGGGGCCGGTGCTCGGCGTGGACGTGTCGGAGCGGATGCTCGACCACGCCCGGCGGAGCACGACGGCCGGCAACGTCACCTACGTCGCGGCCGACGCGACGACGTACGACTTCGCGCCGGTCGACGTCTGCATCAGCCGGTTCGGCGTGATGTTCTTCGCCGATCCGGCGCGCGCGTTCAGCAACCTTCGCCGGGCCGCGAGCCGGGTCGCGTTCCTGGTCTGGCAACCTCGGGCCGAGAACGAGTGGGCGCGCGTGATCCCGGAAGCGATCGGTGGCGCGTTCCGCGACGACTCGCCGTTCACGCTCGGCGATCCCGAGGCCACACGGGACATCCTCACCACAGCCGGCTTCGTCGAGCCGACGTTCACTGCCCTCCGCGAGCCGCTGTACTACGGGCCCGACGTCGAGTCGGCGTACGAGAACGTCCTCCAGCTCCGCGAGCCGCAGGCGCTGCTTGCCGAGCTCGATCCACCCGACGCCGTTCGCGCCAGGTCCACCCTGCGCGAGGCGCTCGCGGCGCATGCGACCGCCGACGGCGTCCTGTTCGACTCCGCGGCCTGGATCGTCACCACGGAGTGATCGGCGTCACATTTCGGGGATGTCGATCCGGTCGGGATCCGCACGACGCCCAGGCACAAGCACATCGGCACGACACCTCAAGGAGCACCAGATGCGTACCCTCATCACCACCGCGTTCATCTCCCTCGACGGCGTGGTCGAGGCGCCCGGCGGCGAGCCGGGGTACCGGAACACGGGCTGGACGTTCAAGGACATCCCGTTCGACGAGGCGGCGTACGCGCTGAAGGGCGAGGAGCAGGAGCAGGCCACCGCGCTGCTGCTCGGCCGGGTCAGCTACCAGGCGTTCTCGCCGGTCTGGCCGGGGATGACCGAGGACTTCGCGGGCTACAACGCGATGCCGAAGTACGTCGTCTCGACCACCCTGCAGGACAGCGACCTCGTCTCGAACTGGGGTGAGACCACCATCCTCCGCTCGCTCGACGACGTGGCCGCGCTCAAGGAGACCGACGGCGGCCCGATCATCGTCAACGGCAGCGTCACCCTGAACCGCAACCTGTCCGACGCGGGACTCATCGACCAGTACAACCTGCTGGTCTTCCCGGTCCTCCTCGGCGCCGGCAAGCGCCTCTTCAGCGACGCCGACCGGGACAAGCTGAAGCTCACCCTGACCGCCAGCGAGTCCTACTCCAACGGCATCCAGAAGCTCCAGTACGACGTACAGCACTAATCTGGCCGTATGGGAACACCCATGATCGATGTCCGGCCCGCGAGCGTGTTCGAGGACGTGCGGGATGTGATCGGGCCGAAGTCGCCGACGGCCAATGTGTGCTTCTGCTTGAGCTATCGCATCCCGTCCAAGCTGAACAACGAGCTGCGCGGGCCGGCGCGGGCGGAGTACGTCGCCGGGCTGTGCCGGGAGACGCCCGCTCCGGGGGTGCTGGCGTACGACGGTGACACGCCGGTCGGCTGGGCCGCGATCGCGCCGCGAGCCGCGACCACGTTCGCGCGGAACCGGAAGATCCCGCACGTCGACGACCTGCCGGTGTGGTCGTTGTGGTGCATCCGCGTCCGGCCCGGTCATCGCGGTCAGGGCATCTCGCATGCGCTGATCACCGGTGCCGTCGACTTCGCCCGCGAGAACGGCGCGCCGGTCGTCGAGGCCTACCCGCTGGACAACGGCGACAGCAAGGTGGATCTCACAATGGCGTACGCCGGGATCCGCAAGAACTTCGAGCGCGCCGGCTTCACCAAGGCCGCCGACACCACGTCGACCCTCGCCGGCCATCCCCGGATCTTGATGCGCCTCGACGTCCGCAGCTGACCTGCCGCCCGGCCTCAGGCTGTCCGGAGCGGCCGGCGCCCGAACTGACAGCGTCCGGGACCACACTTGTCTGCCAGTGGAAAGACCAGGGACTTCCCCTGGTCCGATGCCGGTGTCGCGGCGGCAGATTGGGGATCACTGAAACACGTTCATCCCTGGAGGAAGCAATGAGCACCGACCTGAAACTGGAAGCCGTCGTCATCCCGGTCGCGGATGTGGACCGGTCGAAGGAGTTCTACGGCGGCCTGGGCTGGCGGCTGGACGCGGACTTCGCGTTCGACAACGGGTTCCGGGTCGTGCAGTTCACGCCGCCGGGCTCCCCCGCGTCGGTCCAGTTCGGCAGCAACATCACCTCGGCCGAGCCGGGCACCGCGCAGGGCCTGTACCTGGTCGTCACCGACGTCGAGGCCGCCCGGTCCGAGCTGCTCGCGCAGGGCGCCAAGGTCAGCGAGGTCTTCCACCCGAGCGCGCCGGGTGCCCAGTTCCGTCCGGGTGAGGACGGCGGCCGGGTGGCCGGGCCCGCGGGCGACCGGTCCAGCTACGGCTCGTTCGCGACGTTCAGCGACCCGGACGGCAACACCTGGCTGCTGCAGGAGGTCACCACACGCCTTCCCGGCCGGGTCAGCGACGCCACCTACACCTCGATCGAGGACCTCGAGGCCGCGCTGCGCCGCGCCGCCGGCGCCCACGGCGAGCACGAGGCCCGCACCGGCCAGGCCGACGAGAACTGGCCTGCCTGGTACGCCACCTACCTGCACGCGGAACGGACCGGCGCCGAACTTCCGCTGTGAAAGTCTCGCGACAGATGTAGAGAACGCCGCCGCGGTCTCGTCCTCCGGGTAAGTTGCAGCACCTACCCGGAGGAGAAGGACACGATGGCGATCAAGCGTATGGACCACATCGGCGTTGTGTTCGAGGACCTCGCGGCGGCGAAGGAGTTCTTCCTCGAGCTCGGTATGGAACTCGTCGGCGAGACCACGGTCTCCGGCGCCTGGGTGGACGGGGTGTCCGGCATGACGGACGTCGTGGCCGACATCTCGTTCCTCCGGACACCCGACGGCCACGGGCAGCTCGAGCTGACGACGTACCGCAAGCCGCTCGCGACGACCCTCGAGCCGTCCGCACCACCGAACACGCTCGGCATCCGGAACCTGATGTTCGTGGTCGACGACGTCCACGACACCGTCGAGCGCCTGAAGGCCCACGGCGGCGAGCTGGTCGGCACGATCGAGGAGTACGGACCGTCCATCCACTTCTGCTACCTGCGCGGCCCCCAAGGCGTCATCATCGCGCTCGCGGAGGAGCTCGACCGCTGAATTGTCCATGCTCCCGCCTAGCCTGCGATGCATGAACCGGATCGATCGGCTGTACGCGCTCGCGGAGGAGTTGCGCGCGGCGGGACCACGAGGGCGTACGGCGCGGCAGCTGGCGGCTCGTTTCGAGGTCAGCGTGCGGACGATCGAGCGTGATCTCAGTGCGCTCGGGCAGGCCGGCGTACCGCTGGCGACGAAACAGGGCCGCGCCGGCGGGTACTCCGTGGACCGCGCGATGAGCCTCCCACCGCTCAACTTCACGCCGCGGGAGGCCATGGCCGTCGCGGTCGCGCTGAGCCACAGCGACCACGTGCTGTTCGCCCGCGACTCCCGGACCGCGCTGCAGAAGATCGTGGCCGCGATGCCTCAGCCGGCTCTCGACGAGGCACGGACCGCGGCCGCGAAGGTGCGGCTGCTGGTGCGGCCCGTGCCCGATCCGGACGGCGAGATCGCCGAGCTGATCTGGCGTGCCGTCCGGGACGACCAGGTACTGCGGATCGCGTACACCGACGTCGGCGGCATCGAGACCGTCCGCGAGGTCGAGCCGCAGCACGTCGTCGTCGGGCCGAACGGTTCCTATCTGACCGCCTGGTGTCACCTGCGCCAGGAGGAGCGGGTCTTCCGGATGGACCGGATCACCAAGGCCGAGCGCACCGCCGCGCTCCCCCAGCGTCCGCCGGCCTCGCGCCGCCTCCAGGTGGACGGCTTCGAGACGCGGCTGCCGGAGGCCGCGCTGCATCCCGAGGACCTTTCCCCAACACCGACATAGGGCTGTCGCGAACCGCTGCGAACGTGGTCTCACCGCACGATCCGATCCATCGAAGGAGAGATCCATGAGCATTCCCGCCCCTGGCACGCTGGCCTGGTTCGAGGTCGCGACCGACGCCCCGGAAGCCGCCGAGAAGTTCTACGGCAGCCTGTTCGACTGGTCCTTCGGTTCCTCCGGGAGCCAGACGTCCGGCGGCCTCGACTACCGCAACATCACTGCTTCCGGCGCGGACCGGCCGATGGGCGGCCTGTTCGCCACCAACGGCGAGCTGCCCAACCACGCCGTCTTCTACATCCTGGTTGCCGACGTCGACGCAACCTGCACGGACGCCGAGCAGCTAGGCGGCACCGTCGTGAACAAGCGCCTCGGCAACGGCGGCGGCACGCCGGACTTCGCCTACCTGCGCGACCCGTCCGGCAACCAGTTCGCCGTCTTCACACCCCGCCCCGCCTGACCCCACCCTGCGGTTCCGTAGGGTTCCGGGTATGGGTAGCAGTGTCTACGTAGCTTCGGTGGAGGGGACGACCGGGAAGTCGACGGTCGCTCTCGGGCTCCTGCATCAGCTGGCGCGCCGGGTCGGGCGGGTGGCGGTGTTCCGGCCGATCGTGCGGGCGGACACGGCCACACACGGCGGGCGCGACTACGTCCTCGAGCTGCTGATCTCGCAGGACGCCGTCGACCAGTCGTACGACGACGGGGTCGGCGTCACGTACGACGACGTCCACGAGGATCCCGACGCGGCGCTGGACACGATCGTGCAGCGGTACCACGCGGTGGCCGAGCACGCCGATGCGGTCCTGATCGTCGGCAGCGACTACACCGACGTCGGCACGCCGACGGAGTTCTCGTTCAACGCCAAGATCGCGGCCAACCTCGGCGCACCGGTGCTGCTCGTGCTGAACGGCTTCGGCCGTACGCCGAACGAGGTCCGGGCGATCGCCGACATGGCCGCGACCGAACTCGCCGCGAACCACGGCGCGCTCTTCGCGGTGATCGCGAACCGGGTGGACGAGGGCGACGGCGCGCCGCTGGTCGCGGCGCTCGACGGCATCGGCGCGCCGGCGTTCGCGATCCCCGAAGAGCCGGTGCTCAACCAGCCGCTGGTGGCCGATCTGCTCGGCCCGATCGACGGCCGGCTGGTGAGCGGCGACCCGCAACTGCTGACCCGCGAGGTCACGGGCCTGATGATCGCCGGCATGACGATGCCGAACGTGCTCGACCGGCTCTTCGATGGCGCCGCGGTCGTCACCGCCGGGGACCGCCCGGAGGTC includes:
- a CDS encoding DEAD/DEAH box helicase, which codes for MLARRGQRQPGATRSAPRRRRRARDGESDGLIQVLAQAVREVENAVTRGAIKPSTRTKFQIVALLVREERARVNGDDSAGEAYRTEQLRRLDGIATILAKTAAMEPSLLGLLAEDAVISDAAAALKRQMLEDAGMEVPEEPEPAEPVAPPETQTRRVVPQAVVSRQLANPFLAPDFSAAPSRPAGPSRLGGWELIGPLLRSFEHAAASASMTLPEPTSPKLAGGIDALRHRGLELMPHQARLIAAAANDHRTFLLADEPGLGKTAQALLAAQAADAYPLLVVVPNVVKTNWAREAGLWTPRRTPTVIHGDGDSIDGFADIVVVNYEILDRHVGWLGDLGFRGMVVDEAHFIKNKKSQRSRNVLELSGKIRSRMSRPLLMALTGTPLINSIEDFTAIWEFLGWIDEKAPLAELMDKLDATDLTPADPGFAAAARASVIDMGIVRRRKVDVAADIPARRIADLPVELDGAVGRSIRAAERELADRLVERYRTALETRRSGAVVDGIDHDLVRQVAGWERTEMAAKKTGDNVFSLFRRIGQAKAGLAADYAAQLAQNVGKVVFFARHIEVMDTAEELFAERGIRYSSIRGDQTARTRQKNIDAFVNDPEVSIAVCSLLTAGVGLNLQVSSNVVLAELSWTNAEQTQAIDRVHRIGQDEPVTAWRIIAAQTIDTRVADLIDAKAGLAAKALDGSDEEVGSSADFQLEALAALLTRALEASA
- a CDS encoding DUF1684 domain-containing protein, with protein sequence MEFAAPALAVADWRREVFALYLSVRAEPDPAVAHARWQARRNELLTNHPASPVPREQRASYPGARVAPYRPDLRFEATVDADVEPFSWEFESATDGVIPFSRVGVLRLPIGDLDVWWLESYGGGLFVPVKDAVAGRSTYGGGRYLIDTVKGADLGSDLAQGRLVVDLNFAYNPSCAYSPDWTCPLAPATNTVGAELPVGELSG
- a CDS encoding transglycosylase SLT domain-containing protein translates to MQVAKGWAWVAVGILVAGAWSACSDDNAGQPVTNATPQPTASKPTVSTPIAPKSAGQPTATSAEPWYEDYDPAHFAADVRRYAKQAGINPQLLMAILYNESYKPHDPKFERQWAEVDSDPAFGIANMHKPAFDETKRGRPFAQRKWEELPDNPALAIQAAAWHLHDLAERLPAKRAGLYTKDELLALGYNAGGGNMRIFARGRKAGPQAQSYLDRLHKNWEKSAEALKS
- a CDS encoding GAF and ANTAR domain-containing protein codes for the protein MTMIDPTKDGAASSFASLAVELHDAPGVEETLDAVVQYALQALSCTYAGVAFSARGSRVEVAAVTDPVVAEVYELQLSSQHGPLVSVLQEGRPILIQDTGSDDRWPEWAAKVAALGVRSVLDVPLATGREPRKAAGVLGLYSPKADAFGEDDVAVAHILARHASVALASARHEAALAQAIDARKLVGQAMGILMERFDIDADRAFAVLKRYSQDTNTKLRDVAQQLIDTRKLP
- a CDS encoding AraC family transcriptional regulator, with amino-acid sequence MEPLLFESQDLGKTEEFLNRAYTKMQIGGGASDVRTRISRATAESLSVDRLEICFEMSYDADPLGKICLCEVYSGSIVDHTTGGRREDFHPGDLVSFAPPDRPMAGKVRRSTYSITMFDPALLTRVAGVSRKGNAPVRLLEHRPHSRQAARQLSRTIAYLGDHALPDPVVQASPLVLASLAQLLASSVLATFPNTAMTDREGRDARPASIRRALAYMESNLDQAIGVADIAAAAGVTVRALQTAFQRHLGTTPLAHLRRLRLAEVRAELLAADPSVSTVVGIAARWGFHHHGRMTAAYRELYGELPSTTLARS
- a CDS encoding Fpg/Nei family DNA glycosylase, whose translation is MPELPDVEGFRRVLTEHALGRRIRQVEVLDAGVLRGVTGAGLRRALTGHQFREPWRHGKHLVVPVTGSRDGAAVLLHFGMTGSLYWAVDEKRQRFDRVVFGFAHGELRFQDMRKLHGLRYAPDRETVERLLAGLGPDAAELTSAGLRDRLAARRGQVKPALMDQSTVAGLGNLLTDEILWRARIDPHRSCTQLDGADIRRLHTRMRTVLRQSIAAGRVPPRKNWLTGRRDDPAGSCPRCGTPLSHAWVGGRGTTWCRHCQPC
- a CDS encoding methyltransferase domain-containing protein; this encodes MFDYDAELKFYREAFRTACGIRPGDRVLDVGCGTGQTTRDAARDAAPGPVLGVDVSERMLDHARRSTTAGNVTYVAADATTYDFAPVDVCISRFGVMFFADPARAFSNLRRAASRVAFLVWQPRAENEWARVIPEAIGGAFRDDSPFTLGDPEATRDILTTAGFVEPTFTALREPLYYGPDVESAYENVLQLREPQALLAELDPPDAVRARSTLREALAAHATADGVLFDSAAWIVTTE
- a CDS encoding dihydrofolate reductase family protein, with amino-acid sequence MRTLITTAFISLDGVVEAPGGEPGYRNTGWTFKDIPFDEAAYALKGEEQEQATALLLGRVSYQAFSPVWPGMTEDFAGYNAMPKYVVSTTLQDSDLVSNWGETTILRSLDDVAALKETDGGPIIVNGSVTLNRNLSDAGLIDQYNLLVFPVLLGAGKRLFSDADRDKLKLTLTASESYSNGIQKLQYDVQH
- a CDS encoding GNAT family N-acetyltransferase, with protein sequence MGTPMIDVRPASVFEDVRDVIGPKSPTANVCFCLSYRIPSKLNNELRGPARAEYVAGLCRETPAPGVLAYDGDTPVGWAAIAPRAATTFARNRKIPHVDDLPVWSLWCIRVRPGHRGQGISHALITGAVDFARENGAPVVEAYPLDNGDSKVDLTMAYAGIRKNFERAGFTKAADTTSTLAGHPRILMRLDVRS
- a CDS encoding VOC family protein, which gives rise to MSTDLKLEAVVIPVADVDRSKEFYGGLGWRLDADFAFDNGFRVVQFTPPGSPASVQFGSNITSAEPGTAQGLYLVVTDVEAARSELLAQGAKVSEVFHPSAPGAQFRPGEDGGRVAGPAGDRSSYGSFATFSDPDGNTWLLQEVTTRLPGRVSDATYTSIEDLEAALRRAAGAHGEHEARTGQADENWPAWYATYLHAERTGAELPL
- a CDS encoding VOC family protein, coding for MAIKRMDHIGVVFEDLAAAKEFFLELGMELVGETTVSGAWVDGVSGMTDVVADISFLRTPDGHGQLELTTYRKPLATTLEPSAPPNTLGIRNLMFVVDDVHDTVERLKAHGGELVGTIEEYGPSIHFCYLRGPQGVIIALAEELDR
- a CDS encoding helix-turn-helix transcriptional regulator translates to MNRIDRLYALAEELRAAGPRGRTARQLAARFEVSVRTIERDLSALGQAGVPLATKQGRAGGYSVDRAMSLPPLNFTPREAMAVAVALSHSDHVLFARDSRTALQKIVAAMPQPALDEARTAAAKVRLLVRPVPDPDGEIAELIWRAVRDDQVLRIAYTDVGGIETVREVEPQHVVVGPNGSYLTAWCHLRQEERVFRMDRITKAERTAALPQRPPASRRLQVDGFETRLPEAALHPEDLSPTPT
- a CDS encoding VOC family protein, translated to MSIPAPGTLAWFEVATDAPEAAEKFYGSLFDWSFGSSGSQTSGGLDYRNITASGADRPMGGLFATNGELPNHAVFYILVADVDATCTDAEQLGGTVVNKRLGNGGGTPDFAYLRDPSGNQFAVFTPRPA